The genome window CTCCCCAGACCCCGGATCATGGTCTCGCTCTGGGGTACGTAGCCACAAGACTCATTCACGGAGGAGCCGGATGGTGGAAATCTCCTTGTCCGGATCTGGCGAGGGCCCGGGGTAGGCGACTGCCCCGGGCTACTCTACAGAAGATCGAGAGGACGAGCCAGGGGGTGCCGCTGCGTGGGTCGTGGCTCAGCACGCCGAATAGCAGCATCACCAGAGCGGCCGTCCAGCGGAAGAACTCCAGCAGCTTCATCCCGGAAGCCTACAACCAGCCGCCGTCACGCAGAAAGCCGAAGATCGCATCGGCGATCAATCCGTCTGCGTAGGCGTTTGGATGGGGATCGCCCGGTGTGATCCAGAGTTCCTGGGGGCGCTCGTTTCGGAGCGTGTGGAGCAGGTCCAGATAGGGGAGATCGAGCCTGCGAGAAAGCGCCAGGATCTTGTTTGACACGTCGTTCAATGGATAGGGATCGAGCTCGTGGAGCTCCGGGTAGTTCACCAGGACCATGGGAATGGCCTGTTCCCTGCAGAAAAGGGTCAGCAGACCGATCTGCTCTTGCGCTTCGCGCCAACCGATAGCGTCGTCTTCGTAGAGGTCTCGGTAGTAGGTAGACCAATCCTCACCGCCCACGATTCTTCGCGTCACTTCGCCAAGACGTCCCCTGAAATAGACATAGGCGTAGGACCATTCGGCCAGACCCCCTCCCATGCGCCGGGGCGTCGCCTCCGCGTCGTTGAATGAATAGTTGAAAACCACGAGATCCGGATCGAACGCCATGCCGCGCGCCTGCATCCAGCGGCTCGACATCGCGGCGTTGTAATTCCCGACACCGGCGTTCACGACTTCGTAGTCGAGATCGGAACCGCCGCCTTTCAGCCGTGAAGCCAGGCGTTCGACGACCGTGTGCTCGCGTTCTACTCCCCATCCGAAAGTGAGAGAATCGCCTAGCATCAGGATCCTGAATGTACGATCCGGCTTCGGGCGAGCGAACTCCCTTCCCCGTTGCCCCGTTGCATTGATCGTGACATCAACGCCCATCAGGTGGGCGGAAGTATTGGGTCGATGCTCGTGCCCAATGCCGGGATCGCTGCTGACCTGCTTCAGCTCCTTGGCATACTTCCACATCTCCAGGTCGTATTGCATGCCGTCATCGACGACGTAGCGCACCCCGATCTCGAGAAGCACCAGATAGGCCAGCACGGTGACCGCCAGAAGCCCTAGCGATTTGAGGGTTGACTTCACGGTTTCCGAGGGCCTGCCTTGCGCGAAGCCCGAAGGTATTCATGCGAACGCCTCGCGACGGCCGACGTAGAAGGGGCGAGTTCGTTCATGCTCTTTGCATAGCGCACCTGTTCCCATCGAAACTCGGTGTTTCGCGGATCTCGGCGCCGTGCCGGGAATTCGCTCATCGGGGAGCCGGAGACTACCCTCCAGGGTGGGTTCGATCCTCGCTCAGGGAGGCGCCTGTGGAACCGCTTGCCATCGTCACCGCCATCGTGGCTGTACTCATCATCGCAAGCCGCGGCCCGCTGATCTTCGCACCCACCGCCACGCTGGACACCTACCGGCGATGGCTTTCGACGCTCGGCCGCATACGACTGATTGGAGCCGTGGCGGCAGTGTTGGCCGTGGCGTTGCTCGTGACGGGAGGCAAGGCCGACGCGGAACACAGCGGCATCGCCGCTGGGATCGTCGGCCTGGGCTGGCTCATGATGGGCGCTGCGTTCTGGCTCGTGCTTGCGCCACGGCACTACCGGCGAGTCGTCTACGGGTTGTTCGACGCGGTCTCGGATCCGACGGTCTTGCGGGTCGTGGGCGTGTTCGCGGTTTCGATCGGGCTCGGCCTCGGCTGGATCGCCTTCTTCGTGTTGTAGGGTCGGTCGCTTCGCCTTCGGCGCGGTCCGGGCTAGGATGTGATCGACGGCTCATGGAGGCCACCGACGGTCCGCTACCCGAAGAGCCCTTCGGCGTGGATCCTGTGGCGCGACATGGTTCCCGGATCTGGATCGATCCGAGCGGCCCCCCTGACCAAACGGCGAAGAGGCAGACGAGTTGAACGCCTACGAAGATCTCGAAAACCGGGTGAGGGCACGCGGCGTGAGGGTCGAGGAGCGCCTCGCGATCCTCGCGAAGTTGCAGCAGTTCGGAGGTGGCGAAGAGCTGGCCGAGATGTTGGACCAGCACGAGCGTTCCATCGAGCAGGCGGCGAAGAAGGTTCGGGAGGTCGTCCGGTGAGTGCCCCGCCGGTACCGATTCGCCCTGTCGCGCTATCGGCCGAGAACTTTCGCGGGCTCGCCGGGGAGCACTCGATTGATCTCGACGGGGACCTGACCGTACTGATCGGCCGGAACGGCGCCGGGAAGAGCAGCCTGCTGGTGGCAGTCGAGTGGTGCCTCTTCGGTGCGGAAGCCACGAAGAAATCCGATTCAGGCATTGCCGAACGCGGTGACTGGAGCCTGGCAACCGAGGGATCGGTGGGCGATGTGCGCGTGACGCTCCAGCTCGCTGTCGGTGGCGGGATGGCGCGCCTGACCCGCTGTCGCCCGGTGGGCGGCAAGGCACGCCAGGAGGACGATCTCCTGCTCGAGCTTTCCGGCGAGGAGGAACTGCGGGGCAAAGAGGTGCAGGATTGGCTCGCGTGGAATCAGCTACCGGACTGGAAGACCTGGAAGCGTTCGTTCTGCCAGCACCAGGAGTTGTCGCGGGCTCGTGTCACCGATGCGGCAGATCGATCGACTGCCATCGCCGGCATGCTCGGGCTCGACGAGTACCGCAAGGTGAGCGACGACTTGAAGAAGCTGAAGGTGAAGCGGCTCGAGCAGCGCGCCACCGATGAGTTGGCGTCGCTGCAGGACGATCAACGCCGAGCCCTCGAGCGGCCGGGGCTGGAACTCCGCGATCTGCAGGCGCAGCTCGAGCGGCATGGTATCGCAGCCGCACAAGCAGGTGCGACGGAGCTCCAGCGGCGCGCGTGCGCACTCGTGGCCGATGCGCGGGGGGTGGCGAACCGGCTCGACATCGACGACTCGGGGTATCCGCAAGGAAACGAAATCACGAGCGAGCTGCTCGGATGGGCACAGACCTGGCCGGGCGACGTCCGGCGTCGGCTGGATGCTCTCAGCACCGAGCGCGGCGCGTTGGCTGGGCGGGTCCAGGCGCTCGCGGCCGCGGCTCTGGCGTTGGAGCCGGCCAAGAGAGCCGAGGCGGACGCCAAGGCTGTGAAGGAAAGGCTGGCGATGGAGCTCGGCTCCGTTGAAGGGCTGCGCGTTCAGCGTGAGGAACTCGCCACGAAGCGCGCGAGCCTGGAGGTTGAGCGCCAGCAGAGGGACGCTGTGGGCAGCCTGCTCCGAGAT of bacterium contains these proteins:
- a CDS encoding AAA family ATPase, coding for MSAPPVPIRPVALSAENFRGLAGEHSIDLDGDLTVLIGRNGAGKSSLLVAVEWCLFGAEATKKSDSGIAERGDWSLATEGSVGDVRVTLQLAVGGGMARLTRCRPVGGKARQEDDLLLELSGEEELRGKEVQDWLAWNQLPDWKTWKRSFCQHQELSRARVTDAADRSTAIAGMLGLDEYRKVSDDLKKLKVKRLEQRATDELASLQDDQRRALERPGLELRDLQAQLERHGIAAAQAGATELQRRACALVADARGVANRLDIDDSGYPQGNEITSELLGWAQTWPGDVRRRLDALSTERGALAGRVQALAAAALALEPAKRAEADAKAVKERLAMELGSVEGLRVQREELATKRASLEVERQQRDAVGSLLRDAAAVLKNSHAKGHCPVCDQERRDLEQAIQQKLDGQGPDALRSEFEALEAREVKLRAQIEQTENAGAAHDAARQQVRGLEEQVRGQLPSGAGEGASIDELQRGWQEDVRRLSEDGEAGEEHISQHRKDAEILAILAKLRDARARANVAAGELTETPEFQELQRVIDEAAGFASDLEALGALARQLEDERSDERIAAVNESVDGYFSTIVGASQRGRVQVQPKKTATKVSYQLVDERDRVVTGLMNQAAFNALSLAALFASAESRALQGLPQFLVLDDPGQNLDEAHEVGLARALAKCSTFAPVLVGTIPGTLADALSKADADGLKIFRLARTEDGTGTLIREA